In Aquipuribacter hungaricus, the sequence TCTCGGCCGTGCTGCCGTAGGAGGTGGTGAGCACGGGCGTGCCGTGCGCCAGGGACTCCGTCACGGGCAGGCCGTAGCCCTCGTGGAAGCTGACGAACACCGTGAACCTCGCCTGCTCGTAGGAGGCGAGCAGGTCCTCGTCGCTGGCCTGGACGAGGACGTCGACCGAGCGCCCGGCCGCGCGCAGCCGGGCGAGCAGGTCGTCGAACTCGGTGCGGTAGCCGCCGCCGCCGATGAACCGCAGCCGGAACCGCAGCCCCTCGCGCCAGAGCCGCTCGGCGGCCAGGAGCACGCTCACCTGGTTCTTGCGGGGCTCGAAGCTGCCGATGCACACCACGAGCGGGCCGTCCGGGTGCTCGCGGCCCAGCGACGTCGCCTCGCCGGTGGTGGCCTGCCCGGCCGGGCGCGCCTCGGGCAGCGACACCTCGCTCACCACGGGACCGTCCAGGCCCTGGGCGCCGAGCATGTCGGCGAAGGCGGCGAACTCCTCCGTGGCGGACGCGGAGATGCCCGCCACGGCGTGGCTGTGCTTGACCACCGTGAGGTACTCCATGAAGCGGTCGGGCATGCCGGGGTGGACGAGCTCGGGGCTCACCAGGGGGATGCAGTCGTAGCCGACGAGCGACAGCCGGTTGCCGGAGCACCGGCCGAGGGCGGCGAGGGCCGGGCTGCGGTCGGGCGACGGGGTCTCCGGCAGCACGACGTGGCAGCGCCAGGGGACGAGCATCGCGTCCGGCTGCGCGGCGTCGACCGGCTCGCGGTAGGACGACGGGCGGCCGCCCCACTCCACGACCCGGGACACCTCGTGCGGCAGCAGCGGCCGGTACGCCGGGCGGTCGGACCACCAGCCGGTGAGGACGAGCGGGTGGTGGACCGCCCACAGCGGCACGGTCTCGCGGACCACGCGCTGGATGCCGGTGTGGTGCTCGCTGGTGGCG encodes:
- a CDS encoding glycosyltransferase, giving the protein TEAEARRDGHVAAAAYGLRQRLRAGLDALQVPVEDVPGALDRPDGIGESAGVLLDAFCRRVAETGAEDEVWLLLTLVLGEFPDEATVLATRRRVVTGTPAETAVFLLSTATATRGARPDLGTNAVVLQDTVLVDVDFCATSEHHTGIQRVVRETVPLWAVHHPLVLTGWWSDRPAYRPLLPHEVSRVVEWGGRPSSYREPVDAAQPDAMLVPWRCHVVLPETPSPDRSPALAALGRCSGNRLSLVGYDCIPLVSPELVHPGMPDRFMEYLTVVKHSHAVAGISASATEEFAAFADMLGAQGLDGPVVSEVSLPEARPAGQATTGEATSLGREHPDGPLVVCIGSFEPRKNQVSVLLAAERLWREGLRFRLRFIGGGGYRTEFDDLLARLRAAGRSVDVLVQASDEDLLASYEQARFTVFVSFHEGYGLPVTESLAHGTPVLTTSYGSTAEIAALGGCLVADPRDHEDVRAQMHRLLTDDALVARLQDESAARPPTSWDRYAEDTWRVLVEEVQP